From Camelina sativa cultivar DH55 chromosome 7, Cs, whole genome shotgun sequence, one genomic window encodes:
- the LOC104702502 gene encoding uncharacterized protein LOC104702502 has product MTRNNTRKSALANTIVNKEIIVIESDTDTDTDEVGAGMLALCGVGNAPGDDTLAKNPEKSDVAKTIVKKEIEMESDIDEVGPTMLALCVQMDELGNGSLVKTPENSAVAKTISKENMIEIESDTDTDEVGGRMLAPCGAENASADDVLANNPKTSAVFKTIVTKEIETEPSIDEAGGRSLALGEVNASGDDTLAKNSAVAKAIVNQEVIEIESDTDAGEVGGRMLALCSAEDASGDDVLAKNPKKSEVAKTVVKKEIIEIESATDTDTDEVGGRMLALCGEVNPSGDDALAKDGETNRTNMQIVCADDYDSGLVHDLEYQKYLAHYSEIGNLYMLDDNVRDSSPVRNMYNVDHEVSDRSKSKALIIKKSRAGRKAKSPMVSSVSKRLKIGNGSADQNLISRTVLRTQETQQMKGNARRGRKSSVAKDCIELKRTSYVRDTKQKNGDARRGRKTSLAKKDVISKHTRNDESQTIFRASKRLKTENGKSDHNWTSKSIPVVNTNGTKQTKREALRRRKTSVTKHNDEPKLFHIFKLGKKESKESLSSIEKSYLYYVAYLRNSITIVKSGRQVKPVKDVASLSDPDIIAVSDYPFPDGGKTPFEATKDGKVIDLEDGVELELDDLFNSSFSKRLIELLRNPYDEKEYLQLYTEASLKRPLTRSRQLRDGREIEYNVEDQLAPSYLEKYTDFNKIYHRYQKDLPRALNLLRGFFFYLENIVLEGAFKPWLHEKRLTSLCVDARECINIVGNK; this is encoded by the exons ATGACGAGGAACAACACGAGGAAGTCTGCCCTCGCTAACACAATTGTGAACAAGGAAATCATTGTGATTGAGTCAGATACAGACACAGACACAGATGAAGTTGGTGCTGGAATGTTGGCTCTTTGTGGTGTAGGGAATGCACCAGGGGATGATACTTTAGCTAAGAACCCAGAGAAGTCTGATGTGGCTAAGACCATTGTGAAGAAGGAAATAGAGATGGAATCAGACATAGATGAAGTTGGTCCTACAATGCTGGCTCTTTGTGTCCAAATGGATGAATTAGGGAATGGTTCATTAGTTAAGACCCCCGAGAACTCTGCTGTGGCTAAGACCATTTCGAAGGAGAATATGATTGAGATTGAGTCGGACACAGACACAGATGAAGTTGGTGGTAGGATGCTTGCTCCTTGTGGTGCCGAGAATGCATCAGCGGATGATGTTTTAGCTAACAACCCCAAGACTTCTGCGGTGTTTAAGACAATTGTGACGAAAGAAATAGAGACTGAGCCAAGCATAGATGAAGCTGGTGGTCGATCGCTGGCTCTTGGTGAAGTGAATGCATCAGGGGATGATACTTTAGCTAAGAATTCTGCGGTGGCTAAGGCCATTGTGAATCAGGAAGTTATTGAGATTGAGTCAGACACAGACGCAGGTGAAGTTGGTGGTAGAATGCTGGCTCTTTGTAGTGCCGAGGATGCATCAGGGGATGATGTTTTAGCTAAAAATCCGAAGAAGTCTGAGGTGGCTAAGACAGTTGTGAAGAAGGAAATAATTGAGATTGAGTCAGCTACAGACACAGATACAGATGAAGTTGGTGGTAGAATGCTGGCTCTTTGTGGTGAAGTGAATCCATCAGGGGATGATGCTTTAGCTAAAGATGGCGAAACCAACAGAACCAATATGCAGATTGTTTGTGCGGATGATTACGATTCCGGTTTGGTTCATGATTTGGAATATCAAAAGTACTTGGCACATTATAGTGAAATCGGGAATCTATATATGCTTGATGACAATGTTAGGGATAGTTCTCCAGTGCGTAATATGTACAATGTCGATCATGAAGTATCTGATAGAAGTAAAAGCAAAGCACTAATAATCAAGAAGAGTAGAGCAGGGAGAAAGGCGAAGTCGCCTATGGTTTCTAGTGTATCTAAGAGGTTGAAGATTGGGAATGGTAGTGCAGATCAGAACTTGATTTCGAGGACTGTCTTAAGGACCCAAGAAACACAACAAATGAAAGGAAATGCTCGACGTGGAAGAAAGAGTTCTGTAGCCAAGGACTGTATCGAATTAAAGCGTACAAGTTATGTCAGAGATACCAAACAAAAGAACGGAGATGCTCGACGTGGAAGGAAGACTTCTTTGGCGAAGAAAGACGTCATATCAAAGCATACGAGAAATGATGAGTCTCAGACGATTTTTAGAGCTTCAAAGAGACTGAAAACTGAAAATGGGAAATCAGATCATAACTGGACTTCAAAGAGTATCCCAGTGGTTAACACCAACGGTACCAAACAAACGAAACGAGAGGCTTTGCGGCGAAGGAAGACCTCTGTGACCAAGCACAATGATGAACCAAAGTTATTTCACATTTTCAAACTTGGCAAGAAGGAAAGTAAAGAGAGCCTATCGTCAATAGAGAAGAGCTATTTATATTACGTAGCTTATCTGAGAAATTCTATTACCATTGTTAAATCTGGTCGACAAGTAAAACCTGTGAAAGATGTAGCGAGTTTGTCAGATCCTGATATTATTGCAGTCAGTGATTACCCCTTTCCGGATGGAGGCAAAACCCCATTCGAGGCAACGAAAGACGGCAAAGTGATA GATCTTGAAGATGGTGTTGAACTTGAACTTGATGATTTATTCAACTCTTCGTTTAGCAAGAGGCTAATTGAACTTCTCAGAAATCCCTATGATGAAAAAGAGTACTTGCAACTCTATACTGAGGCATCACTCAAGAGACCATTGACTCGGTCTAGACAGTTACGAGATGGAAGAGAGATTGAATATAATGTTGAAGACCAGTTGGCACCGTCATATCTCGAAAAGTATACAG ATTTCAACAAGATTTATCATCGTTATCAGAAGGATCTTCCTCGAGCTTTAAACCTGTTGCGcggatttttcttttatttagag AACATAGTTCTTGAAGGTGCATTCAAACCCTGGCTGCATGAAAAACGTTTGACAAGTTTGTGTGTTGATGCTAGAGAATGCATAAATATTGTTGGCAACAAGTAA